In Leptospira sp. WS58.C1, a single genomic region encodes these proteins:
- the corA gene encoding magnesium/cobalt transporter CorA — translation MIRFLSFPNPKVKNSSTKAIVRKADATFLKNFSLKKTLNKEKVWLDVEDPSPEDLVFLSKNCGFHDLAIEDCMNRNQRPKFEDYEDHAFIVLHSFRSEGEQSFSATETHVFFNRKFIVSVHEHKEPLIDSLWNRTLADQNFISKGTDHVLYLLFDLLVDSNFPILDQISEQITDLENQILISEIEPDFITNILYVKRNLVRMRRVLSPQREVLNLIMRHEEKFLSERVRFYFRDVYDHLSRLVETIDMDRDLIGNSMDAYFSFLSQKTNDIIKRLTLVSMIFMPLTFLTGFFGMNFTELPYENKLVLSASLITMLAIPSVMILYFKYKNWFKD, via the coding sequence ATGATACGCTTCCTCTCCTTCCCCAATCCAAAAGTAAAAAACTCCTCCACAAAAGCGATAGTCCGAAAAGCGGATGCTACTTTTTTAAAGAACTTCTCATTAAAAAAGACCCTGAACAAGGAAAAAGTCTGGTTAGATGTGGAAGACCCAAGTCCCGAAGATTTGGTTTTCTTATCTAAAAACTGCGGATTCCATGATCTTGCGATAGAAGATTGTATGAACCGAAACCAAAGGCCTAAGTTCGAAGATTATGAGGATCATGCTTTTATTGTTCTACATAGTTTCAGGTCGGAAGGAGAACAGTCGTTTTCCGCGACGGAAACTCACGTATTTTTCAATCGTAAATTTATCGTTTCCGTTCATGAACATAAGGAACCTTTGATTGACTCCCTTTGGAACCGGACTCTTGCCGACCAAAATTTCATCTCCAAAGGAACGGACCACGTTCTCTACCTATTATTCGACCTTTTAGTGGATTCCAATTTTCCGATCCTGGACCAGATCTCTGAACAGATCACGGACTTGGAAAATCAGATCCTGATCAGCGAAATTGAACCGGATTTCATTACGAATATATTATATGTAAAAAGGAATTTGGTCAGGATGAGAAGGGTCCTTTCTCCCCAACGAGAAGTGCTCAATCTGATCATGAGACACGAGGAAAAATTCCTTTCGGAAAGGGTACGTTTTTATTTTAGGGACGTATACGACCATCTGAGTAGGCTCGTGGAAACCATCGATATGGATAGGGATCTGATCGGAAACTCTATGGATGCCTACTTTTCCTTTCTTTCCCAAAAAACAAACGACATTATCAAGCGTCTTACACTGGTCTCCATGATCTTTATGCCGCTTACCTTTTTGACCGGTTTTTTCGGTATGAATTTTACGGAACTTCCCTATGAGAACAAGCTGGTCCTAAGCGCCTCTTTGATCACAATGCTGGCCATCCCTAGCGTTATGATTTTATATTTTAAATATAAAAATTGGTTCAAAGATTAG
- a CDS encoding TetR/AcrR family transcriptional regulator yields MAKDTRDLILRTSLKLFSEQGYHGSTMRQIAQRAGLSLGLAYRYFESKESILEGIIESHDTILKKYLPEKLNSTENKAELIQFLGGQIIKLVKENEEYLRLYWSLMLQPKIHRLKKRNIHLVNLIFYENSKKIILALKPNYTEFEVKNLTSAIIGYMINHLTNKREFTLEDFRAYIVYALENT; encoded by the coding sequence ATGGCCAAAGATACAAGAGACCTAATCCTAAGAACGTCCCTCAAATTATTTTCCGAACAAGGGTATCACGGCTCTACTATGAGGCAAATCGCACAGAGAGCCGGCTTATCCTTGGGCCTTGCCTATCGTTATTTCGAATCCAAGGAATCGATCTTAGAAGGGATCATCGAATCTCATGATACGATCCTAAAAAAATATCTCCCTGAAAAATTGAACTCCACCGAGAATAAAGCCGAGTTGATCCAATTTTTGGGCGGACAGATCATTAAATTAGTAAAGGAGAACGAGGAATATCTCCGATTGTATTGGAGCCTTATGCTTCAACCCAAGATCCATAGATTAAAAAAACGCAATATTCATTTGGTAAATCTGATCTTTTATGAAAATTCCAAAAAGATCATCCTGGCCTTGAAGCCGAATTACACCGAGTTCGAAGTGAAAAATCTTACCTCCGCCATCATAGGTTATATGATCAATCATTTGACCAACAAGAGAGAATTCACCCTGGAAGATTTCCGCGCGTATATCGTTTACGCATTGGAGAACACCTAA